A genomic region of Rhodospirillales bacterium contains the following coding sequences:
- a CDS encoding lipid-binding SYLF domain-containing protein, whose amino-acid sequence MTFAPRFPVTRPIDRRRAAKLIAAPFALGAASAFLAACAEVREKPDQYAVTLVTRAADTVERMKLDPNLKVLMTHVGTARAVVVLPHVYKAGFIGAAEGGSGVLLARQGGGWSGPAFYTLAAGSVGFQIGIQDVEMVLIVRSEKALNAILNHQAKLGADGGITVGVFGAGVEGATTTNVGADVLVIARSRLGLYGGVSLEGSGLVRRNDLMEAVHGAGVTAQAVVQGGGNRFQPADRLRQMLGD is encoded by the coding sequence ATGACCTTCGCTCCCCGCTTTCCCGTCACCCGCCCCATTGACCGAAGGCGCGCCGCCAAGTTGATCGCCGCGCCCTTCGCCCTCGGCGCCGCTTCGGCATTTCTCGCCGCCTGCGCCGAGGTGCGCGAGAAGCCCGATCAATACGCCGTCACCCTGGTCACCCGCGCCGCCGACACGGTCGAGCGCATGAAGCTCGATCCCAACTTGAAGGTGCTGATGACCCACGTCGGCACCGCGCGCGCGGTGGTGGTGTTGCCGCACGTCTACAAGGCGGGCTTCATCGGCGCGGCCGAGGGCGGCTCGGGCGTGCTGCTCGCGCGCCAGGGCGGCGGCTGGAGCGGCCCCGCGTTCTACACCCTCGCCGCCGGCTCGGTCGGATTCCAGATCGGCATCCAGGACGTGGAAATGGTGCTGATCGTGCGCTCGGAAAAGGCGCTCAACGCCATCCTCAACCATCAGGCCAAGCTCGGCGCCGACGGCGGCATCACCGTCGGCGTGTTCGGCGCGGGCGTCGAGGGCGCGACCACCACCAACGTCGGCGCCGACGTGCTGGTGATCGCCCGCTCGCGGCTCGGGCTCTACGGCGGCGTCAGCCTCGAAGGCTCCGGCCTGGTGCGTCGCAACGACCTGATGGAGGCGGTGCACGGCGCCGGCGTCACGGCGCAGGCCGTGGTCCAGGGCGGCGGCAACCGTTTCCAGCCCGCCGACCGTTTGCGCCAAATGCTCGGCGACTGA
- a CDS encoding HigA family addiction module antidote protein has protein sequence MLMKNPPHPGLSVRHDCLEPLGLTVTAAAKGLGVTRKALSELINGRAGISPEMAIRLDKAFGGGAATWVRLQAAYDLARAMKRAHRIKVARIKVARIKRNHLARAA, from the coding sequence ATGCTGATGAAAAATCCCCCGCATCCGGGCCTGTCCGTGCGCCACGATTGCCTGGAGCCCCTCGGCCTCACGGTCACGGCGGCGGCCAAGGGTCTCGGCGTCACGCGCAAGGCGCTCTCCGAGTTGATCAACGGTCGCGCCGGCATCTCCCCGGAAATGGCGATCCGTCTCGACAAGGCGTTCGGCGGCGGCGCGGCGACCTGGGTCCGCCTGCAGGCCGCCTACGATCTCGCGCGCGCCATGAAGCGCGCCCATCGGATCAAAGTGGCCCGCATCAAGGTCGCCCGCATCAAGCGGAACCATCTCGCCCGCGCCGCCTGA